The genomic DNA CTGCGATGAAGCTTTGGACGTGACCTTCGTCCCGCTGCAGCCCGCCAGAAGCAGCAACGTCATCGGAATCAATAGAGCACGCACAGACCGGTCTCTCACGTCCAGGCCCCGAAGTTCTTGATCACTTGAAGTCCGACAGCTTGGCTTTTTTCAGGATGAAACTGGCAGGCGACGACATTGTCTTTCCACACGGCGGACGCAAAGGACCGCCCGTACTCGGTCACGGTGGCGATCACCGAAGACTCAACCGGCTCAACGTAGTAGGAATGCACAAAATAACAATAACTGCCGGTCGCGAGGCCTGCAAACGGAGGGGCGGATTGCACGATTTGAATCTCGTTCCACCCCATATGTGGCACCTTCAGCGGAGGTTCCAGCACAAATTTCTTCACCCGACCAGGAATGATGCCGAGACCTGCGTGCACCCCGAACTCTTCACTCTCCGTGAACAGCAATTGCAGCCCCAGGCAGATACCTAGAAAAGGTTTTCCGGATTGAACGGCGGCGTGAATCGGCGCGATTAATTCGTACCGTTCCAGATTCGCCATGCAATCCCCGAAGGCCCCCACACCGGGCAACACCACGTGACTGGCATCAGCAATGACACGAGCCTCGCGCGTGACCACCGCTTGATGCCCCATCGCCTCAAAGGCCTTGGAGACACTCCGCAAATTACCCATGCCGTAATCGATGATGGCAATCATATATTGCGTTCGGAGACGGCCCGTGGGGACTTGATGGACGACAGACAGGACGGCAGACACTGCCTCCTATCGCGCCACCGGTTTCACTTAGAGGCTTCCCTTCGTGGAGAGGACTGTCCCTGACAAGCGCTCTTCCAACGTGGTGGCTTGATCCAACGCTCGGGCCAACGCCTTGAAGATAGCTTCCATGATGTGGTGCGGATTGCGTCCGTATTGGAGATTCACATGCAAATTCAGCCCACCGTGGGTCACAAAGGCCTGAAAAAAATCCTCGAACAGGCCGAGATCGAAGGTCTTAATCTTTCGATCCGGCAAATTGACGTTGTACACGAGATAGGGACGCCCACTCAGATCAACCGTCACCTGCGCGAGGGTTTCATCCAATGGGACCGAGGCGAATCCGAATCGCTTGATCCCCGCCTTTTCACCCAACGCCTGGTGCAGGACCTTCCCCATGACAATCCCGACATCCTCTACGGTGTGGTGTTCGTCGATTTCGATATCGCCCTTGGCCTGAACCGTCAGGTCGAAGAAACCATGCTTGGCGAGAAGATCGAGCATGTGGTCGAAGAACCGGATGGAGGTGTCGACAGTCCCCTGCCCGGTGCCGTCCAGACTCCAGTCAACGCGGATATCCGTTTCCTTCGTGGCACGGTGAAGCGAGGCCTGCCTGGGAGCGCCGTTCTTTTTCATGCGAACCTGCTTTGGGCTGATTTGGCATGCGCATCGAAGCCCTCGATATGCGCCAGTCGGACGATATGATCCTTGGCTTTCGTCAACTCTTCCTTGGTGTAATGCACGATGTTGCTCACCTTCACGTAATCGCTGACCGACAACGGCGAAAAGAAGCGGGCCGTCGCCCCGGTCGGCAACACGTGGTTCGGACCGGCGACGTAATCCGCGACCGCAGGTGGCGTGTAGCGGCCCAGGAACAGGGCCCCGGCGTGCCGCACCTGCTCCAAATAATCGAACGGCCGATCAACCGAGAGGGTCAAGTGCTCGGGCGCAATCGCATTCGCCACCTCAATGGCTTCATCCATGGTAGGAACCACGAATGCCACAAAATGCCGGGCAATCGACTTCGCCGCAATTTTCTCTCGTTGCAAGCCTTTCAACTGCACCTGAATCAGGCGCACCACTTCTTTGGCCAACGACGCGGAGGTCGTCACGAGATAGACCTGCGCATCTTCGTCATGCTCCGCCTCGCAGAGCAGATCCGCCGCCACATGTGCCGGCTTGGCGTCATCATCCGCCACCACGAGCAACTCACTGGGACCGGCCACCATATCGATACCGACGGTGCCATAAAGTAGTCGCTTGGCCGTGGCGACGAAAATATTTCCGGGACCCACAATTTTATCGACCTTGGCGATGGTCTTCGTCCCGAACGCCATCGCGCCGACTGCCTGCACACCGCCCACACGGTAGATTTCATCGACACCAGCGATATCCGCGGCCACCAACAGATAGGGATTGATCTCCCCTTTTGGGGTCGGGGTACACATGACGATACGCCGAACACCGGCGACTTTTGCGGGAATCGCGCACATCAGCACCGATGAGGGATAGACGGCCTTGCCGCCCGGCACGTACACACCGACAGCGTCCAGGGGCGTGACCATTTGACCGAGCGTGGCGTTTTGTTCCTGATACATCCAGGTTTTGGTGCGCTGACGCTCATGGAATTGCCGTACACGTTCCGCGGCATAGCGCAAAGAGTCTCCCTCATCCTTGCGAATGTGGTAGTAGGCCTCCTTGATCTCTTCGGGGGTTACACGCATGTGATCGAGCTTCAAGGACAGCCGATCGAACTTCTTCGTGTACCGGAGGACTGCACGATCTCCGCCCCGCTCCACGGCCTTCAGAATCGTGCGCACGCTCTTCTCCACACCTGCGCCTTGAGTGCGCGCGCGGGTCACGATTTTTCGCAACGCCTTGTCATACGCCCGATCGGTACTTGCCAGAATGGTCATATCATCTGTCTCGCCGCTTCGACACCCGCCACGAACTCATATACTTACACTTAGGCGCGCGATGCTGCCCCGTTGCTATCTTCCACCGCCACCGCGGCGCGCAACCGCTCGATCAACACCGTGAGAGGTTCATGTTTCAATTTGAGGCTGGCTCGATTCACAATCAGCCTGGCGGTCGAGTGCGTGATCACCTCAACCTCTGCCAGGTCATGCGCCTTGAGCGTGCTGCCTGTTTCAACCAAATCGACGATTCGATCGGCTAATCCGACGATCGGCGCGAGCTCTATAGACCCGTACAATTTCACAATTTCGACCGGCACCCCACGCTGATTGAAATACCGCTCGGTTACGTTGGGGTACTTCGTCGCAACCCGAATCTTCGACGACCACCGGTCCGGCGAAGGCTGCCCCTGCAGCGCGGCGACCGAGATTCTACACGCTCCGACCTTCAAATCCAACGGCTCATAGACGTCGCTGCCCTGCTCCAGTAACACATCTTTGCCCACCACCCCGACATCCGCCGCTCCGTGCTCAACATAGGTGGGCACATCGGTTGGCCTGACGATCAAGAAGGTGGCATCGTTGGACGAACAGGCAAACACCAACTTACGGCTCTCCGTCGACAGGCCGGGACTATAATAGCCGGCTTGCTTCAGCAGGTGCAGCACCGGTCCCAACAACTTGCCCTTGGACAGTGCAATGGTCAGCCCCCGCGACTTCTTGCTGTGCGATTTCGTCGCCCCCACGGTCACTTCCCCTTTCTCCGCTCTACACTGGCGCCCAACGCTCTGAACTTCTCTTCGAGACGCTCGTAGCCTCGATCGAGGTGATAGACCCGCGAGACTTCCGTCGTCCCCTCGGCGGCGAGCCCGGCCACGATCAGTCCGGCGCTGGCGCGAAGATCCGAGGCCATGACCGGAGCACCTGTTAACCGTTCTTTGCCCGTAATGATCACCCGGTTTCCTTCGACTCGAATATCCGCTCCCATACGGCGCAACTCCTCCACATGCATGAACCGGCTCTCGAAAATCGTTTCCGTGACGACGCTGGTCCCTTCGGCTACCGTCATGAGCGCAACAAACTGCGCCTGCATATCCGTGGGAAAACCAGGGTGCGGACTGGTCCGGACATTCGTCCCCTTCAAGCGCCCGGTGACCTTGAGGCGAATCCGTTCCTTTTCCTCGATCAACTCCACGCCGCTCTCCCGCAGTTTCATCAACAACGGCTCCATGTGCTCCGGGCGACAGCAATCAATCACCACCTCACCGCCGGTAATGGCGCCGGCGATAAGATACGTGCCCGCCTCAATTCGGTCGGGAATCACGGCATGATCCGCGCCATGTAACTCCGTCACACCCTCAATCGTAATCATGTCCGTGCCCGCCCCGGTGATGCGCGCGCCGCGTTTGATGAGAAAGGCGGCCAGATCGGTGATTTCAGGTTCTTTCGCCGCATTTTCGAGCACCGTAGTTCCCTCGGCCAGGACGGCTGCCATCATGAGGTTCTCAGTACCGGTCACGCTGGGCGTATCGAAGTAAATACGAGCTCCTCTCAAACGACGTGCGGTCGCCTTGATATAGCCGTGCTCGATTTCGACGGTCGCGCCCATTTTTTCCAAGCCCGCGAGGTGGAAGTTGACCGGGCGAGACCCGATCGCACAACCGCCTGGAAGCGACACCTTCGCCTCACCTAGCCTGGCCACCAGGGGTCCCAGCACTAAGACGGAGGCCCGCATGGTTCGAACAAGATCGTACGGCGCTTCCGTGGAAGCAAT from Nitrospira sp. ND1 includes the following:
- the hisD gene encoding histidinol dehydrogenase; amino-acid sequence: MTILASTDRAYDKALRKIVTRARTQGAGVEKSVRTILKAVERGGDRAVLRYTKKFDRLSLKLDHMRVTPEEIKEAYYHIRKDEGDSLRYAAERVRQFHERQRTKTWMYQEQNATLGQMVTPLDAVGVYVPGGKAVYPSSVLMCAIPAKVAGVRRIVMCTPTPKGEINPYLLVAADIAGVDEIYRVGGVQAVGAMAFGTKTIAKVDKIVGPGNIFVATAKRLLYGTVGIDMVAGPSELLVVADDDAKPAHVAADLLCEAEHDEDAQVYLVTTSASLAKEVVRLIQVQLKGLQREKIAAKSIARHFVAFVVPTMDEAIEVANAIAPEHLTLSVDRPFDYLEQVRHAGALFLGRYTPPAVADYVAGPNHVLPTGATARFFSPLSVSDYVKVSNIVHYTKEELTKAKDHIVRLAHIEGFDAHAKSAQSRFA
- the hisH gene encoding imidazole glycerol phosphate synthase subunit HisH, encoding MIAIIDYGMGNLRSVSKAFEAMGHQAVVTREARVIADASHVVLPGVGAFGDCMANLERYELIAPIHAAVQSGKPFLGICLGLQLLFTESEEFGVHAGLGIIPGRVKKFVLEPPLKVPHMGWNEIQIVQSAPPFAGLATGSYCYFVHSYYVEPVESSVIATVTEYGRSFASAVWKDNVVACQFHPEKSQAVGLQVIKNFGAWT
- the hisG gene encoding ATP phosphoribosyltransferase — its product is MTIALSKGKLLGPVLHLLKQAGYYSPGLSTESRKLVFACSSNDATFLIVRPTDVPTYVEHGAADVGVVGKDVLLEQGSDVYEPLDLKVGACRISVAALQGQPSPDRWSSKIRVATKYPNVTERYFNQRGVPVEIVKLYGSIELAPIVGLADRIVDLVETGSTLKAHDLAEVEVITHSTARLIVNRASLKLKHEPLTVLIERLRAAVAVEDSNGAASRA
- the murA gene encoding UDP-N-acetylglucosamine 1-carboxyvinyltransferase, coding for MDQIIIQGGRPLRGEVRTSGAKNAALPILASTILGGGECVLSNMPRVVDVLTMGKLLGMLGISVAQEVNHTVVQAQAIASTEAPYDLVRTMRASVLVLGPLVARLGEAKVSLPGGCAIGSRPVNFHLAGLEKMGATVEIEHGYIKATARRLRGARIYFDTPSVTGTENLMMAAVLAEGTTVLENAAKEPEITDLAAFLIKRGARITGAGTDMITIEGVTELHGADHAVIPDRIEAGTYLIAGAITGGEVVIDCCRPEHMEPLLMKLRESGVELIEEKERIRLKVTGRLKGTNVRTSPHPGFPTDMQAQFVALMTVAEGTSVVTETIFESRFMHVEELRRMGADIRVEGNRVIITGKERLTGAPVMASDLRASAGLIVAGLAAEGTTEVSRVYHLDRGYERLEEKFRALGASVERRKGK
- the hisB gene encoding imidazoleglycerol-phosphate dehydratase HisB, translated to MKKNGAPRQASLHRATKETDIRVDWSLDGTGQGTVDTSIRFFDHMLDLLAKHGFFDLTVQAKGDIEIDEHHTVEDVGIVMGKVLHQALGEKAGIKRFGFASVPLDETLAQVTVDLSGRPYLVYNVNLPDRKIKTFDLGLFEDFFQAFVTHGGLNLHVNLQYGRNPHHIMEAIFKALARALDQATTLEERLSGTVLSTKGSL